The Pseudarthrobacter defluvii DNA window GGCTTCGCACTGCCTCGCCTGCGCCGACGGCACGGCGTTGTTTCCACTGGATCGACCATGGCCTTGCTCTGGGGTGCCTGGCACTACCCCATGTTCGCCGACAGCACTGATCCTTCAGGAGCCATGCCCGCCGCGCTCATTGTGGCCGTATTCCTGTTTGCGTGGCTGCCCGCTTACCGGTGCTGATGGTTTGGGTTTACGACCGGACCGGGAGCCTGCCCCTGGCGATGCTGATGCACGCACCCCCGCTGCGGACGCGTCCATCAACTCCTTTATGGCGGCCTCCGGGAACGCCTCATGAATCGTCTTCGTGCCGTCCCTCAGCTGGGGCGGCGGCATTTTGGGTGATTGCCGCCGTCGTCCTTCTCGGCAAAGGCCGCCACTCAGGGGAAAAGACATGACCGAAACAACCGGCTAAAGGATCCGTTGGTGCATGCGGTGGTCCTGCCACCGACCGGCAATGCGAAGGTACGCCGCGGCCGTACCGTACGCTTCGAAACCGTTCTTTTCCAGGACTCTTTGGGACGCCTTATTGTGCAGCAGGGTGGCCGCTTCAAGTCGGTGGAGGCAGAGTCCGTTCCCCGCCAGATCGACCGCGGCAGCCACCGCTGCCGTCATCACTCCTGCTCCCTGGACCTCGCGGGAGATCCAGTAGCGGACGTGGGCGTTTTGGAAGGCGCCGCGAACGATCGAATTGAGGGTGAGCAGGCCGACGATATCTTCCCGTCCTGCCAGCACCAACGGAAGCGAGGTCCCTGCTTCAAGTTCGGCCCGCCGTCTTTCAATTACCTGGCGCTGTCCCTCGACGGTATAGAACTCCTCGTTCCTGACCGGCTCCCAAGGGGCAAGGTGGGACCGG harbors:
- a CDS encoding GNAT family N-acetyltransferase; its protein translation is MDFARELAGGIVLRPVLRSDAGPLARAFQANRSHLAPWEPVRNEEFYTVEGQRQVIERRRAELEAGTSLPLVLAGREDIVGLLTLNSIVRGAFQNAHVRYWISREVQGAGVMTAAVAAAVDLAGNGLCLHRLEAATLLHNKASQRVLEKNGFEAYGTAAAYLRIAGRWQDHRMHQRIL